One region of Mucilaginibacter sp. 14171R-50 genomic DNA includes:
- the rlmB gene encoding 23S rRNA (guanosine(2251)-2'-O)-methyltransferase RlmB, whose amino-acid sequence MAYNSKPPPREGNQMVFGIRAVIEAILAGKEIEALYLQRGLGGGLLNELKEVMNEYKVTGQQVPVEKLNRITMKNHQGVIAFISPIIYQKIENIIPDIFERGEVPLILVLDSITDVRNMGAIARTAECAGVHAIVIPAKGSAQINPDAIKTSAGALYKIPVCRHDNFMQTVKFLQESGLQLVCCTEKTNDYIYKPDYTAPTAIVMGSEEDGIRNEIIRISDHLAKIPMFGEIESLNVSVSTAVILYEAIRQRTLSPPTP is encoded by the coding sequence ATGGCATATAATTCTAAACCCCCGCCGCGCGAAGGCAACCAGATGGTTTTCGGAATTCGGGCGGTGATTGAGGCGATATTGGCAGGCAAGGAAATTGAAGCTTTGTACCTGCAGCGCGGTCTGGGCGGCGGGTTGCTCAATGAGCTTAAAGAGGTGATGAACGAATACAAGGTAACAGGCCAGCAGGTACCTGTTGAAAAGCTGAATCGCATCACCATGAAAAACCACCAGGGTGTTATCGCCTTTATATCGCCTATTATTTATCAAAAAATAGAGAATATAATACCCGATATATTTGAAAGGGGCGAAGTGCCCCTGATATTGGTGCTGGATAGCATTACCGACGTGCGCAATATGGGCGCTATTGCACGTACGGCCGAGTGCGCTGGCGTACATGCTATAGTTATCCCGGCGAAGGGCTCAGCGCAGATAAACCCGGACGCCATCAAAACATCCGCTGGTGCGCTATACAAGATACCCGTATGCCGCCATGATAACTTTATGCAAACCGTAAAATTTTTGCAGGAATCGGGATTACAACTGGTTTGCTGCACCGAAAAAACAAACGATTATATCTACAAGCCTGATTATACCGCGCCAACAGCAATTGTAATGGGATCAGAAGAAGACGGTATTCGTAACGAGATCATTCGTATAAGCGATCATCTTGCTAAGATACCCATGTTTGGCGAGATCGAATCGCTTAATGTTTCGGTATCTACAGCTGTAATATTGTATGAAGCGATAAGGCAGCGAACCTTAAGCCCCCCAACCCCCTGA